One genomic segment of Melospiza georgiana isolate bMelGeo1 chromosome 21, bMelGeo1.pri, whole genome shotgun sequence includes these proteins:
- the LOC131092205 gene encoding myosin heavy chain, skeletal muscle, adult-like, with protein sequence MASGDAEMAVFGEAAPYLRKSEKERIAAQNKPFDAKSSVFVVHPKESFVKGTITSRESGKVTVKTEGGETLTVKDDQIFSMNPPKYDKIEDMAMMTHLHEPAVLYNLKERYAAWMIYTYSGLFCVTVNPYKWLPVYNPEVVLAYRGKKRQEAPPHIFSISDNAYQFMLTDRENQSILITGESGAGKTVNTKRVIQYFATIAASGDKKKEEKSSGKMQGTLEDQIISANPLLEAFGNAKTVRNDNSSRFGKFIRIHFGATGKLASADIETYLLEKSRVTFQLKAERSYHIFYQIMSNKKPELIEMLLITTNPFDFPFVSQGEITVPSIDDKEELMATDSAIDILGFTADEKTAIYKLTGAVMHYGNLKFKQKPREEQAEPEGTEVADKAAYLMGLNSADMLKALCYPRVKVGNEYVTKGQTAQQVHNAVGALAKALYERMFLWMVVRINEQLDTKQPRQYFIGVLDIAGFEIFDFNSFEQLCINFTNEKLQQFFNHHMFVLEQEEYKKEGIEWTFIDFGMDLAACIELIEKPMGIFSILEEECMFPKATDTSFKNKLYDQHLGKSSNFQKPKPTKGKVEAHFSLVHYAGTVDYNITGWLEKNKDPLNETVIGLYQKSSVKTLALLFANYGGADAAEASGGGGGKKGGKKKGSSFQTVSALFRENLNKLMTNLRSTHPHFVRCIIPNETKTPGAMEHELVLHQLRCNGVLEGIRICRKGFPNRVLYADFKQRYKVLNASAIPEGQFIDSKKACEKLLGSIDIDHTQYKFGHTKVFFKAGLVGLLEEMRDEKLAQLITRTQARCRGFLARMEYQKMVERRESIFCIQYNIRAFMNVKHWPWMKLFFKIKPLLKSAESEKEMANMKQEFEKTKEELAKSEAKRKELEEKMVKLVQEKNDLQLQVQSEADALADAEERCDQLIKTKIQLEAKVKEVTERAEEEEEINAELTAKKRKLEDECSELKKDIDDLELTLAKVEKEKHATENKVKNLTEEMAALDETIVKLTKEKKALQEAHQQTLDDLQAEEDKVNTLTKAKIKLEQQVDDLEGSLEQEKKLRMDLERAKRKLEGDLKLAQDSIMDLENDKQQLDEKLKKKDFEISQIQSKIEDEQLLGMQFQKKIKELQARIEELEEEIEAERTSRAKAEKHRADLSRELEEISERLEEAGGATAAQVEMNKKREAEFQKMRRDLEEATLQHEATAAALRKKHADSTAELGEQIDNLQRVKQKLEKEKSEMKMEIDDLASNIESVSKAKANLEKMCRTLEDQLSEYKTKEEQNQRMISDLSAQRARLQTESGEYGRQVEEKDALISQLSRGKQAFTQQIEELKRQLEEEIKAKNALAHALQSARHDCDLLREQYEEEQEAKGELQRALSKANSEVAQWRTKYETDAIQRTEELEEAKKKLAQRLQEAEEHVEAVNAKCASLEKTKQRLQNEVEDLMIDVERSNAACAALDKKQKNFDKILAEWKQKYEETQAELEASQKESRSLSTELFKMKNAYEESLDHLETMKRENKNLQQEISDLTEQIAEQGKAIHELEKVKKQIEQEKSEIQAALEEAEASLEHEEGKILRLQLELNQVKAEIDRKIAEKDEEIDQMKRNHLRVVESLQSSLDAEIRSRNEALRLKKKMEGDLNEMEIQLSHANRVAAEAQKNLRNTQGVLKDTQIHLDDALRTQDDLKEQVAMVERRANLLQAEIEELRAALEQTERSRKLAEQELLDATERVQLLHTQNTSLINTKKKLETDIAQIQGEMEDTIQEARNAEEKAKKAITDAAMMAEELKKEQDTSAHLERMKKNLDQTVKDLQLRLDEAEQLALKGGKKQIQKLEARVRELEGEVDAEQKRSAEAVKGVRKYERRVKELTYQSEEDRKNILRLQDLVDKLQMKVKSYKRQSEEAEQLSNVNLSKFRKIQHELEEAEERADIAESQVNKLRAKSREFHRRIEEEE encoded by the exons ATGGCCTCTGGAGATGCTGAGATGGCTGTTTTTGGGGAGGCGGCTCCTTACCTCCGAAAATCGGAGAAGGAGAGAATTGCAGCCCAGAACAAACCTTTCGATGCCAAGTCATCTGTCTTTGTGGTTCATCCCAAAGAATCCTTTGTGAAAGGGACAATCACGAGCAGGGAATCGGGAAAAGTCACTGTCAAGACTGAAGGGGGAGAG ACCCTGACTGTGAAAGATGACCAGATCTTCTCCATGAACCCTCCCAAGTATGACAAAATCGAGGACATGGCCATGATGACCCACCTGCACGAACCCGCTGTGCTGTACAACCTCAAAGAGCGTTACGCAGCCTGGATGATCTAC ACCTACTCGGGTCTCTTCTGCGTCACTGTCAACCCCTACAAGTGGCTGCCGGTGTACAACCCCGAGGTGGTGTTGGCCTACCGAGGCAAGAAGCGCCAGGAGGCCCCTCCACACATCTTCTCCATCTCTGACAACGCCTATCAGTTCATGCTGACTG ATCGGGAGAACCAGTCCATCCTGATCAC CGGAGAATCCGGGGCCGGGAAGACTGTGAACACCAAGCGTGTCATCCAGTACTTTGCAACAATTGCAGCCAGTGGAGAcaagaagaaagaggagaagTCATCAGGCAAAATGCAG GGAACGCTTGAGGATCAAATCATCAGCGCCAACCCACTGCTGGAGGCCTTTGGAAACGCCAAGACCGTGAGGAACGACAACTCCTCACGCTTT GGCAAATTCATCAGAATCCACTTTGGTGCCACAGGCAAACTGGCTTCTGCTGACATTGAAACTT ATCTGCTGGAGAAGTCCAGAGTCACTTTCCAGCTCAAGGCGGAAAGGAGCTACCACATCTTTTATCAGATCATGTCCAACAAGAAGCCGGAGCTAATTG aaatgctCCTCATCACCACCAACCCATTTGACTTCCCTTTTGTGAGTCAAGGTGAGATCACTGTCCCCAGCATTGATGACAAGGAGGAGTTGATGGCAACAGAT AGTGCCATTGACATCCTGGGCTTCACTGCTGATGAAAAGACAGCCATCTACAAGCTGACAGGGGCTGTCATGCACTATGGGAACCTGAAATTCAAGCAGAAACCAAGAGAGGAGCAAGCAGAGCCTGAAGGCACTGAAG TTGCTGACAAGGCTGCCTACCTGATGGGTCTGAACTCAGCTGACATGCTGAAGGCCCTCTGCTACCCCCGAGTCAAGGTGGGGAATGAATACGTGACCAAGGGCCAAACAGCACAGCAG gTGCACAATGCTGTGGGTGCCTTGGCAAAGGCACTTTATGAGAGAATGTTCCTGTGGATGGTTGTTCGCATCAATGAACAGCTGGACACGAAGCAGCCCAGGCAGTACTTCATTGGTGTCCTGGACATTGCTGGCTTTGAGATCTTTGAT ttcAATAGCTTTGAACAGCTGTGCATCAACTTCACCAATGAGAAACTGCAACAGTTCTTCAACCACCACATGTtcgtgctggagcaggaggagtaCAAGAAGGAAGGAATTGAATGGACATTCATTGATTTTGGGATGGACCTGGCTGCCTGCATTGAGCTCATTGAGAAG CCCATGGGCATCTTCTCCATCCTGGAAGAGGAGTGCATGTTCCCCAAGGCAACTGACACCTCTTTCAAGAACAAGCTCTATGACCAGCACCTGGGCAAGTCCAGCAACTTCCAGAAGCCAAAACCTACCAAAGGCAAGGTTGAGGCCCACTTCTCCCTGGTGCACTATGCTGGAACAGTGGACTACAACATCACTGGGTGGCTGGAGAAGAACAAGGACCCTCTGAATGAAACTGTCATTGGGCTGTACCAGAAATCATCTGTGAAGACCCTGGCTTTACTCTTTGCCAACTATGGTGGAGCAGATGCAG CTGAGGctagtggtggtggtggtggcaagAAGGGAGGCAAGAAGAAGGGTTCTTCCTTCCAGACTGTCTCAGCTCTTTTTCGG GAGAATTTAAACAAGCTGATGACCAACCTGAGAAGCACCCACCCCCATTTTGTACGGTGCATCATTCCAAATGAAACTAAAACACCTG GTGCCATGGAGCATGAGCTGGTGCTGCATCAGCTGCGCTGTAACGGCGTGCTGGAAGGGATCAGGATCTGCAGGAAAGGATTTCCCAACAGAGTCCTGTATGCAGATTTTAAACAGAG atACAAAGTATTAAATGCCAGTGCTATCCCAGAGGGACAGTTCATTGACAGCAAGAAGGCATGTGAGAAACTTCTTGGATCGATTGACATAGACCATACTCAATACAAATTTGGTCACACTAAG GTGTTCTTCAAAGCCGGGCTGGTAGGCCTTTTGGAAGAGATGAGGGATGAGAAGCTGGCACAGCTCATCACCCGCACCCAGGCCAGGTGCAGGGGCTTCCTGGCGAGGATGGAGTACCAGAAAATGGTGGAGAGAAG GGAATCCATCTTCTGCATCCAGTACAACATTCGTGCATTCATGAATGTCAAACACTGGCCATGGATGAAGCTGTTCTTCAAGATCAAGCCATTGCTGAAGAGTGCAGAGTCTGAGAAGGAAATGGCCAACATGAAACAGGAGTTTGAGAAAACCAAGGAAGAGCTTGCGAAGTCTGAGGCAAAGcggaaggagctggaggagaaaatGGTGAAACTTGTGCAGGAGAAAAAtgacctgcagctccaggtTCAGTCT GAAGCCGATGCTTTGGCTGATGCTGAGGAAAGGTGTGATCAGCTcatcaaaaccaaaatccagCTGGAAGCCAAAGTCAAGGAGGTGACTGAAAGGgctgaagaagaagaggaaattaATGCTGAGTTGACAGCCAAGAAGAGGAAGCTGGAGGATGAATGTTCAGAGCTGAAGAAAGATATTGATGACCTTGAGCTAACACTGGCCAAggtggagaaggaaaaacatgCCACTGAAAACAAG GTGAAAAACCTGACTGAGGAGATGGCAGCCCTGGATGAGACGATTGTGAAGCTgacaaaagagaagaaagcccTCCAAGAGGCTCATCAGCAGACCCTGGATGacctgcaggcagaggaggaCAAAGTCAATACTCTGACCAAAGCCAAGATCAAGCTGGAACAGCAAGTGGATGAT CTGGAAGGGTCCCTGGAGCAAGAGAAGAAACTGCGCATGGACCTGGAGAGAGCCAAGAGGAAACTGGAAGGAGACCTGAAGCTGGCCCAGGACAGCATCATGGATTTGGAGAATGATAAGCAGCAACTGGATGAGAAACTGAAGAA GAAAGACTTTGAAATCAGCCAGATCCAGAGCAAGATCGAGGATGAGCAACTTCTAGGCATGCAATTTCAGAAGAAGAtcaaggagctgcag GCCCGCattgaggagctggaggaggagattGAGGCAGAGCGAACCTCTCGCGCTAAAGCAGAGAAGCATCGCGCTGACCTGtccagggagctggaggagatcAGCGAGCGCCTGGAAGAAGCAGGAggggccacagcagctcaggtggAGATGAACAAGAAGCGTGAGGCAGAGTTCCAGAAGATGCGCCGTGACCTGGAAGAGGCCACGCTGCAGCACGAAGCCACGGCTGCCGCCCTGCGCAAGAAGCACGCggacagcacagctgagctgggcgAGCAGATCGACAACCTGCAACGCGTGAAgcagaagctggagaaggagaagagtgAGATGAAGATGGAGATTGACGACTTGGCCAGTAACATAGAGTCTGTGTCCAAAGCCAAG GCAAATCTGGAGAAGATGTGCCGCACTCTGGAAGACCAGCTGAGCGAGTATAAAACAAAGGAGGAGCAGAATCAGCGCATGATTAGCGATCTTAGTGCTCAAAGAGCTCGTCTGCAGACAGAATCTG GTGAATATGGACGCCAGGTGGAAGAAAAAGATGCTTTAATTTCTCAGCTGTCTAGAGGGAAACAGGCTTTCACCCAGCAGATTGAAGAACTGAAGCGGCAGCTAGAGGAGGAGATCAAG GCCAAGAACGCCCTGGCCCACGCCCTGCAGTCCGCTCGCCACGACTGTGACTTGCTCCGGGAACAAtatgaggaggagcaggaggccaAGGGGGAGCTGCAACGAGCCCTGTCCAAGGCAAACAGTGAAGTGGCTCAGTGGAGAACCAAATACGAGACGGACGCGATTCAGCGCACGGAGGAGCTTGAGGAGGCCAA GAAGAAGCTTGCCCAGCGcctgcaggaggcagaggagcaTGTTGAGGCTGTCAATGCCAAATGTGCCTCCCTGGAAAAGAcaaagcagaggctgcagaatGAAGTGGAGGACCTGATGATTGATGTGGAGAGATCcaatgctgcctgtgctgctctggataAGAAGCAGAAGAACTTTGACAAG ATCCTGGCAGAATGGAAGCAGAAGTATGAGGAAAcgcaggctgagctggaggcGTCGCAGAAGGAGTCGCGCTCTCTGAGCACGGAGCTGTTCAAGATGAAGAATGCCTATGAGGAGTCCTTGGACCACCTGGAAACAATGAAGCGGGAGAACAAGAACTTGCAGC AGGAGATTTCTGACCTCACGGAGCAGATTGCGGAGCAAGGAAAGGCGATTCATGAGCTGGAGAAAGTGAAGAAGCAGATTGAGCAGGAGAAATCTGAaatccaggctgctctggaggaAGCAGAG GCCTCCCTGGAACATGAGGAGGGGAAGATCCTGCGCCTGCAGCTTGAGCTCAACCAGGTGAAGGCAGAGATTGACAGGAAGATAGCAGAGAAAGATGAAGAGATTGACCAGATGAAGAGAAACCACCTGCGAGTTGTGGAGTCCTTGCAGAGCAGCTTGGACGCTGAgatcaggagcaggaatgaaGCCCTGAGGCTGAAGAAGAAGATGGAGGGAGACCTGAATGAAATGGAGATCCAGCTGAGCCATGCCAACCGTGTGGCTGCAGAGGCACAGAAGAATCTGAGAAATACACAGGGAGTGCTCAAG gaCACCCAGATCCATCTGGATGATGCTCTCAGGACACAGGATGACCTGAAGGAGCAGGTGGCCATGGTGGAGCGCAGAGCAAacctgctgcaggctgaaattgaggagctccgggcagccctggagcagacAGAGCGGTCGAGGAAAttggctgagcaggagcttTTGGATGCCACAGAAcgtgtgcagctcctgcacacccAG AACACCAGCCTGATCAACACCAAGAAGAAGCTGGAAACAGACATTGCCCAGATCCAGGGCGAAATGGAGGATACCATCCAGGAAGCCCGCAATGCTGAGGAGAAGGCCAAGAAGGCCATCACAGAT GCGGCCATGATGGCAGAAGAGCTGAAGAAGGAGCAGGACACCAGTGCCCACCTGGAGAGGATGAAGAAGAACCTGGACCAGACAGTGAAGGACCTGCAGCTTCGTCTGGATGAGGCCGAGCAGCTGGCACTGAAGGGAGGGAAGAAGCAGATCCAGAAGCTGGAGGCCAGG